The Prochlorococcus sp. MIT 0801 genomic sequence GCAAAATAAAAAGCTCAGCTAAAGATCACAAAAAAAATATCTGGAAGGTAACTCACATTTGGAATTGTCGAAATATCTGGGGAGAACAAGAATCGAAATTAATTGATCAAAATATAGGAGCGTTTTCTAATCAAAAAAATATTCAATTATCCAAAAGAAATCGGTTCGAAGTAGACGCTAAAGATCAAATTGCATGTCACAGATGGGCAAGAGAAAATAATCTAGAAGTTTTATGTTGTGCTCATTCTCATCCTTCAGACAAAAACAAACCCTCAGAAATGGATCTACTTTTACACCAATCCCCTGGTCTTATGGTTATTTCAAATAAGGATGGAGATTTAAAAGCATGGTGGATTAAAAATAAATTAAACTTTCATAGAGTGAAAATTAAAATTTTTTCTTTAACGTAAATGAATCAGGGACGGTTTGATTAATGGAGCAAAGCCAGAATGCAGGAAATTTAAGTTCTGAAGAAATTGCTAGGTATGCAAGACATCTAAGTCTCCCTGAGATAGGTATCAAAGGCCAAGAAAAATTGAAGTCAAGCTCTGTTGCTTGCATTGGGACAGGAGGACTAGGGTCGCCACTTTTAATTTATCTTGCAGCAGCTGGAATTGGACGTATCGGAATAATTGATTTTGATGTCGTTGAATACTCAAATTTACAAAGACAAATCATTCATAATACAAATTCAATAGGTCTACTAAAAACAGAGTCTGCTAAACAACACCTACGCAAAATAAATCCTTCTTGTCGAGTTGATTTATTCAATCAAAAACTAACAAGTAGTAATGCTTTGGACATACTTAGATCTTATGATGTGATATGTGATTGTTCAGACAATTTTCCAACGCGTTACCTAATTAATGATGCTTGTCTAATACTTAATAAGCCTGATATATATGGTTCAATTGCAAGATTCGAAGGACAGGTAAGTGTATTTAATTGGAAGGAAGATAGTCCCAACTATCGAGATCTTATTCCCACGCCCCCTCCACAAGAATTAATTCCATCTTGCTCTGAAGCAGGAGTGATGGGAATTCTTCCAGGCATTATGGGTACAATTCAAGCAGCAGAAGCCATAAAGATAATAACAAATATTGGTTATCCACTAAACGGTAGGATCCTCATTTTTAATGCATTAAAAATGCAATTTAAAGAGCTAAAATTAAAGTCGGATCCAGAAAATAGAAATATCCATAAATTAATAGATTATAAAGGTTTTTGTTCAGAAGTTAAAGTCAAGAATGAGGTTGATTGTGATATAAAAAGTATTTCAATTAAAGAATTAAAAAAACTTCTTGGTCAATCTTCAAAAGAAATACTATTAATAGATGTTCGCGACCAAAATGAATACAATCAATATTCAATTCAAGGATCAACGCTTATACCTCTTAGCACTATTGAAAGTGGGAAAGCCATAAATGAAATTAAAATTCTTACCGCAAAAAAAAATCTTTATGTATTTTGCAAAAGTGGGAAAAGATCATTACGAGCACTAAAGCATTTGCACAAATTCGGAATTAGAGGCATTAGTATTCAAGGAGGTATTGAAGCCTGGAAGAAAGAAGAAAATTAATTCAAGCTAATAATCAACTCCCCTTTTTAAATCAACTCCTTTTTCTGCATAGTGCTTGTGACACACCATCTCAGAATGAACACTTGCTAAATCAAAATATATAGGTTGGTTTTTGCATCTTCCTGTGATGATCACCTCAGTTTCTGAAGGTTTACGAAGCAATGTTTGAACAATAGGCTCAACTGGGAGAAGTTCCAAATCAACAGTTGGGTTTAACTCATCCAAAATCACAGTCTTATAAAGACCACTTGAAATAGCTGCCCTTGCAATTTCCCATGCTCTCTCAGCTTCTACATAATCAATTGGTTTTTGCTGCCCCCTCCAAACAATCGCATCTCTACCAGATCGAAGATGGTCCACTAGATGAGGATAACTTTCTCGAAGAGCCGCAATAGCGGCATCTTCTGTGTATCCACTACCACCCTTCAGCCATTGAAGAATTAATACTCGATGACTTTTATCCTGACTAATTCCTCTACCGATAGCTTGTAAAGCTTTACCCAAAGCACTGGTTGATTTACCTTTCCCTTCACCGGTATATATTTCAATTCCACCAACATTATTCTCAAAAAGAATTTCATCCTTATTGATTTCAGGTCGTCTGTGCGCTCTCATCTCAGAATGAAGTTCCGCAACTTTAATCAGAGGGTTTGGTGCCGCTCTTCCAGTGACGATGATTTCCATCCCGTTTGGTCTAGCAGTAAGTGTTTTTACAACTTCTGCAACAGGCAATAATCCTAAATCCAAAACAGGATTCAATTCGTCTAGGACAACCACTGAATATAAGGCACTAGCAATTGCCCCCTTTGCTATATCCCATCCTCTTTGAGCTTCCTGATAATCAAATTTGGTGGATTGATCGGCACTAAAAAATTCACCCCTGCCAGTACGAACTTGATCAATAAGGTGAGGGAAGCCTTGCTGCAAAGCATCAATTGCGGCATCTTCGTCATACGAGCGACCAGGTCCTTTTAAGAATCTAAGAAGTAATACCCTTGTTTGTCTTTTCTCACATATGCCTAGACCTATAGTCCTCAGAACCACCCCCAAAGCCGCCTGGCTTTTCCCTTTGCCCTCTCCATCATAAACGTGTAATTGTCCGTGACTACGTTCCTGGCTTTCCGATGCTGTCGTAATCCCTATACCGTTTAAAACCACGATTGATAATTCTGCTTCTTATGAATGCAACTTAACTTCTTCTACATTGGACGTCATAGAATATGCAAAATACATACACAGATGTGGGAGAGTAAAAATCTCAATTCAATCAAATTAATGATCTTTAAAAAAAGTGTTTTTTAGTCAACTTGAATCTTTAACTGACTCAGAACTAAAGCAATTAAAATTGTTAAGGGAGTTTATTAAAGACATCAATCGTGTATGTGTTGCTTTTTCTGGAGGCGTTGATAGTTCTTTAGTAGCGACAATAGCCCAAGAGCAGCTGGGTTCAAAAGCCTTTGCCGTCACTGGTGTATCGCCTTCTTTAGCTCCATATTTGCTTAAGCAAGCGCGTCTTCAAGCAGCTTGGATTGGGATTCATCATGAAGAATGCCAAACAAATGAAATCAACGAACCAAATTACTTTAAAAATCCTGAAAATAGATGTTTTACATGCAAACAAGAATTACATAAACATTTAACTAAAATTTCAAAAACATTCCATGATGCTCAAATCCTTGATGGTGTGAATTATGACGACCTTCACGACTTTCGACCAGGCATTAACGCATCTAAGCAAGCAGGAGTGATATCACCTCTTGCTGAACTAGAAATAGATAAAAAATCAATTCGTTCCATTTCTAAATCATTAGGTTTACCCTGGTGGGATAAACCTGCACAACCTTGTTTAGCCTCTCGTATTCCTTTTGGAGAGGAAATAAGTTCAAAAAGGCTTGAGCAGATTGCGTTAGCAGAAGAATGGATAATTAATCAAGGTTTTTCAAAAGTACGTGTAAGAAGTCAAGGTCTATCAGCCAGAATCGAATTACCCGCAAATCAAATAAATAACTTTCTTAAAATTGTTGAAAGAGACAAATTAATAAAATATTTTTTATCTTTAGGTTTCAATTCAATAAGCCTAGATCTTGAAGGTTTGATTAGTGGAAAACTCACTAGAGATATCAAGACTACTTAACAAATAAACTCAGATGTCGAGAAGATGTTGTATTGATTTTAACCTTGCATTTTAATCAAGGTTCACGATGCAAAGTTTGGATTCTTGAAGGGATTTCTCTTTCGATATTTTTAAAAGAAAAGTGCTGAGCCAAAAAATTTTTAAAGAGTAACTTACAAGCTTTTTCAGGCATCGTATGGTCACCACAAGTGAAAACATCAATAGCTGCATAACCAATTTCAGGCCAAGTATGTATGGAGATATGAGATTCAGCCAATAAAGCTAGTCCTGTTACCCCCTGAGGTTTAAAGCTATGTGTGACCAAATTTAAAAGTGTTGCACCAGCAATTTTGGCTGATGATGTGATGGTTGTCCTTATAAAAGCTTCATCATTAAGCTTCGCGTGATCGCATTGATATAGTTCAAGTATGTAATGCCTTCCAATATTCTCACTAGAATTAGTTTGTATAATGTCTATATCTTTTGACTTACAAGAGTCACCCCATCCAGGATTTGGATGCAATTCGGAAAAAAAAGGATCCATATTATCCAAAAATCATTTCCACAATAACCGACGACTAGATTCAACCAAAAGAATCTAATTCCATTAATTGTGAGTTTCGCACCCATTCACCTTCAAAAGATTCCACATGTGTTGCACTGATCAAACACTGATGTTTTTGACCGACAGCCTCTAAAAGCAATAATTGACGTTTGGGGTCTAGCTCAGCCAAAACATCATCTAAAAGTAAAATTGGAGATTTGCCATAAAGTGTTTTAATTAATTCTAATTCGGCCAATTTCAAAGCCAGCACAATAGTCCTCTGCTGACCAGCAGAACCAAAGCGTCTAGCATCTACATCATTTACTAAAAACCGTACATCATCACGATGAGGACCTACTCGACAATGGCCTGTCACCTCTTCCTCTGACCTCATTTCTAAAAGTTGCCGTTCAATACTCTCCATCCAAAGCCTTTCACTCTCTTCACCTTCAAGTTTACTACCCGGCATATATGTAATATCCAATTTCTCTTTACTATTACTAAGATATTTTTGCCAGTTTGAAGCTATTGGAAGTAGACGATCTAAAATACGACTACGTCTCCGATGAATTCTTGTACTCACCAACGCCATTTGCATATCATAAGAATCCAATAGAATATTTTGATCCTTGCTCGATTCAACGCTCAAATTGCGCCAAAGCTGACTTCTTTGCCTCAGCAATCTAGAAAACCTTCCGATCAAGTCACAATAAATAGGCTCCAGTTGCTGGACAATTCTATCTAACCAATTTCTTCTAAGAGAAGGTTCTCCTCTAATTAATTCTAGATCCAGAGCACTAAAGCCTACGCTTCTCATCGGTCCAATCAAATCAATTTGACGAGTTAAAAGTTTTTCATTTTTGTAGGCTTTTCTACCACCTTTTCTATTTAATTCTAAGGAAAGTTTTTGATCATCTTCAATCATTGCAGATAAGAAAGCCTGATCTTGGTCCCAAAAAATTAAATCCTGGTTCCGATTCGATCGGTGAGAACGTAAACTAGATAAAAGTTCTACTGATTCAAGAAGATTAGATTTACCAACTCCATTTTGGCCTATAACTATCAACCGATTTTCAGTTAACTCAAACTGAAAACGTCGATAATTTCGAAAATTATTAAGTTCTAACTGATGAAGTTGAATGTTTCTTTATGTATTTTGTATGTAAGCTAATTTTAATAAGGTCTCAGCATTTGACCTTTTTTTAATAAGACCCCTTCGTTGGGCATGTAGCTCAGTTGGATAGAGCATCAGATTCCGGTTCTGAGGGTCGGGGGTTCGAGTCCCTCCATGCTCGTAAATTTAATTTTTCAAAGTCTAAATCCCATTGTTTTGATACCATTTGGGTCTAATAAAAACCCATTAGCTTTCAATGGATTAAGTGAAATTAACGGCGCAGCAACAGAAATGCTACAGCCAGGTAACTCCATTCTAATTATTTCAATTGCCTTAAAAACTACAATAGACATATATTTTTCTTGTTGCTCGCCTGGCTCTGCAATTAAATCCCACAAATTTGCATTTAAACCTTTATCGCTAGTTACACGGACAAAACCTACAAGATTTTCAGAAGTCTTTTGAAGGAGAGTCAAATAAAAATCACTATTTTTCAAAGCTAATTCTAATTTTCTTGGTTGATGAGTATCTTGGTTGCATCTTGATAGGAGCCTATTGATTTTACGTATAGAAATGAGTTCACTCCGAAGCAGAACAAAGCCATCAGGAATTTTAGGAGATTTATTTGCTGAATTTAATCCAAGCATGTCATCCTGTGTTTCTCATACCTGCAGCAATACCATTTATAGTCAACAATGCACCACGCAATAATTCACTACGGCTATATGTACGTGAACTTTGAGTAGAGTCACTACTCATATCCTCACTAATTGGTGGTTGACGGTTCTGATCTCTTAAGCGTTTAAGAAGAGCAACTTGTAAAAATCCTAAAGGTACAATAGTCCGATTTCTCAGGTTGACAGATAACTGCAAAGCAGGGTCTGCGCTTAATAGTTTTGACTTGTCAGTAATTTCTAAAATTAATTTCTTAGTCAAGGTATATTCGCTTGAAATAATATCGAAAATTGCAGCGAAAGCATCCCGATCATCACCGCCACCTAAACTAACCATATAATGATGGGCAACATCTAAATCAACTTTTGAGAGTGTCATCTCAACTTTAGAGATCAACATTCTAAAGAATGGCCATCTCTGATTCAACATTCGCAACATCTCCATTTGGTCGGGGTCTGTCTTTAATTCAGTAGCTAAAGCCGTACCAACACCAAACCAACTTGGCAAGAGAAAACGACTTTGAGTCCAACCAAAGACCCATGGGATAGCTCGAAGGCTTGATAAGTCTTTTGCACCACTCTTTCGTCGGGCAGGACGACTAGAAATTTGCAACTTACTAATCTCTTCTATTGGAGTAACTACTTGAAAAAATTGAACCAAATCTGGATTGTCGTGAACTAAAGCTCGGTAATGCTCCCTTGAACGAGCTGCAAGTCTGGTCATCAATTCATTCCAACTTGGTGTAGCATCCAATTTATTGGTAACTAAGCTATTTTGAATAACTGCTGTAGTTACAGTTTCAAGATTATATAAAGCTAATTCTGGAAGACTATATTTTGAGGCAAGAACTTCTCCTTGCTCTGTTATTTTTATACGTCCTTGGAGTGTACCACTAGGTTGAGCCAAAATAGCTTGATAAGCTGGTCCACCGCCTCTTCCTACAGACCCTCCTCTACCATGAAAAATACGTAATGCTATTCCTTGTCTACTAGCTAAGTCTTGGAGTGCAATTTGAGCCTTATGAATTTCCCAATTACTTGAGAGAAAACCAGAATCCTTATTACTATCAGAGTATCCAAGCATAAGTTCCTGAAGCGGTTGTTTTTTCTCTCCTACTCGTGGAAGTAATTCACGATAAACATCTGTCTGGAGCAACGACTCCATTACAGAGGGAGCATGTTGTAAATCCTCAACCGTTTCAAATAATGGAACAACGAGAAAATCAGAAGCTCCTAAAGTTGGATCAATCAAACCGGACTCTTTGGCTAAAAGAAGAACTTCTAATAAATCTGATGCCGTATGACTCATCGAAATTACATACGAGCGACATATACGAGTACCAAATTCTTTCTGAAGCCTATGAAGCATATGAAAAACCGAGATAGTTTCTTGAGTACTTTTTGACCACTCAAAAGCAGGAGGAATCAGTGGTCTCCGAGTTTTTAATTCTTTCATCAACCATTGAACTCGACTTTCCTCGCTCATCGCTCCATACGACTCAGGTAGATCTAAATAGCAAGTGAGCTCATCCAAAGCATCACTATGTCGTGTGCTTTCTTGCCTAATATCTAAGCTAGCCAAAGAGAAACCAAAGATATGAACTTGATTTAGCAAAGTATCTAGTGGTTCACACGTTAGATCTGTACTTACTAGACTATTTCTAATAAGCTCTAATTCATTCTTTAATTCATCTACAGATTTGTAGTGGAGAAATTCATCAAAACTATTATCGGTAGATATTAAAGGCTTTCCATCAGGTGAGAATTGCCATCCAGCATCCGCTAGCTGCTTATTACGTAGCTGAGTAAGTCGTAGTCTCTCAAGTGTATAGCTAAGCTTCAATCGATAAGGTTCCAGTCGATATCTAGCAGCCCTTTCCTCATAGACATCGGGGAAACGAACTCTATCCATTTCTAATGACTCTAGCAAAGGAGAACTTACTTGACTCCATTGCATAGATATACTCAGTTGGTCTCTTAACTCTTGGACTGATGCAATGTATCTATCCAACATTAATTGTCTTTGGTAACAGGCTGTTCTCCATGTGATTTCAGGAGTAACAGATGGATTCCCATCACGATCCGAGCCTACCCAAGACCCAAACGTACAAAAAGCTTCATTAGGGATCTCTACGTCTGGATAACTTGAAGCAAGTGCAGTGGTCAGTCTCCTTCTTAATTGAGGCATGGCATCAAACAAAACCTGCTGAAAATAATGAAGGGCATAGTCAACCTCATCAAGAACAGTCGGTTTAAATTGATGAAGCTCATCGGTTCTCCACCAAAGCCTTATCTCCTCCTCTAGTTGCAACCTAAATATTTCTTTCTCCGATTCGGAAATTAAACTATTAGATTGAAGTTGCTGCAAAAGAGTTGCAACCCTTCGTTGCTTATGGCGGACAGTATGTCTAACTATTTCAGTTGGATGAGCTGTAAAAACAAGACGAATATCCATTTCCCTCATCAAACCATCAAGCTGAGCTGGAGGCACATTCAAACGACGTAATCTCTCAAATAATTGTGTAAAAGTTGCTGGAGCAGTCTGACTAGCTAAAGCTGGAGCGAATGGATCTATTTGAGAATTACTATTGTCTAGCTTCCCTTTTTCTATGCTTTCTAAATAACTATCCTCTTCTATACGTTGCTCCAGAATATTTACCAACTGAAAATAAAGAGAAAAAGCCCTAGCAGCAGATATCGCCTCAGCTAAATCCATTTTTGTAATCAATTGGACTATTGCCTGTGAGGAATTATCTTGATTTGACTTGCTAGGGTCACTTAATTGTTTTAATCGCAATAATCTCTCGGTTTGATCAGGTGGACATTCACTTTTGAGAACGGTTTTCCATAGATCCTCAACTAGTTCAAGCCTTTGTTGCAATAAAGATCCAGGATCTTGATCCTCAACACATACTGTCGAGTGATTAGAGATATTTTCGTTAGAAGGATTTTTCAACATAAACTTATTATGAGGCAGTTCTACCGACTTAGTCACTAATAGGTTGAATTCATTTGAATAAAATTTGTCTCTTCTCGTTCCATTTCACCAATACCATGCTGAAGCAGAGTCTGAATTGATACTCCTTTGGAATAAGAATCAAGCCATATCATTGATTGATTTCCATTGGTCAAAACAGATTCAATAGGTTGAAGTAACTCAAACATATCGAGCTCCTTAGCTAAAGGAGTTACATCCAATAGAAGTTCCTTTATCCAATCACGACATTTGATTTGTTTCCCATTTTTCCAATGAGATAAATTGGCATCAAGACTTGATTTGGCTGCGATCAAATCATTTTCATCTGCCAATAGAGCCAATTCTTCTTGTGTTTTAGAGCTTGCTTCAATTGGATCAAATTTTTTCATGTTGTTTTTAAGATTAATAATCCTTAGTTCAAGTAACGCTGTAATGGCCAAAAGCAAGTCAGCGTTAGCTACCAAATCACATATCCTTAATTCCAATCGATTTAAGATATGTGGTCTTTCTGGACCATTTGGCCTTACTGATGTCCACAAATGTCTTTCATTTTGCATACTGCCCTGACCTAGTTGCTCTTCAACCCATGCCACATAGTGTGGATGATCCACAAACATCGGAACATTGGAGGGTGTCTTAGGGAATTGAACCCATCTTTGAGAATGTGCACCCATCACATGTCCTGCTAAGAAAGGGGAACTAGCACTTAATGCAAGAAATAATGATGCCTCACATCTAACCAAGCGGAGAGCCGAAAAAAGTAAGGATAAATTTTCAATACCTAAATTAATATGAATACTTGCTGTTACGACATTAGTGCCATAGTTTTTTTCTATAAATGAGTGATAAGAATTTTCTAAATCTGACCTTTCAAAAATTTTTGTATTACCTAGACTAAGTGTGCTCCCAGGCAGAATTGTAAGTTTGTGAAAATCAAGCCATTTCCGAAGTTTTTGTCTTGGTAGTAAAAGTGCATGTTTTAAAACAGAGTATCTTTGATCTGGAACAGTTATGTACTCAAGATTTCTTTGATCCGGTTCTTTGACAAAATCTGATAGATCTTGAGTAATAGCAGAGGCAACACCCACATTTTCACCAGCATATGTGCCAGTAAAAAGCTCCACTTCAAACCCCTTTAAAAGCATACAGTTGGTCATAAATCTTGGGGTTCTAAGCAAGCTAAAGCAGTAAACATCCCTTTGGCTTTATTTAAAGTTTCTTGATACTCATTAGAAGGAATAGAATCTGCAACAACCCCTGCCCCAGCTTGAACTTCAACAGTAAAACTATTTTGATTGTTCTTACGTACTATCATTGTTCTGATAGTAATAGCAGTGTTCAAAGCTCCATTCAAATCTATAGACCCATAAACGCCGGAATAGGGCCCTCTACGTTGTTTTTCTAATTGATTGATTAGTTGCATTGCTCTTATCTTTGGTGCTCCACTTACGGTCCCAGCAGGGAAAGAAGCAATTAATAAGTCCCATATATCTTTTTCTTTTTTTAAAGTACCTTCAACCTCACTAACGATATGCATTACATGCGAGTATTTTTCAATAACCATTAATTCTTTTACAACAACACTACCTGGGGCACAAACACGACCTAAATCATTACGACCCAAATCTACTAGCATCACATGTTCAGCTCGTTCTTTGGGATCTTTTAAAAGATCTTTCTCTAGGGCTGAATCCTCCAAGTCATTTTCACCTCTGGGACGAGTGCCTGCGATTGGTCTCAAGCTTGTTTGAATACCCTTTTCTGTTTGTTGGGCCTTGACCATTACCTCCGGGCTAGAGCCAATAAGTTGCCAGTCTCCAAAGTCAAAAAACGCCATAAATGGAGAAGGGTTTACCATCCTCAGGCTTCTATATAGTTCAAAGGGTTTTTGCCTGACAGTCGATTCCAATTTTTGACTAAGAACTAACTGAAAAACATCGCCTTGCTTAATAAATTCTTTTGCCGCTTCAACACTATGTTCAAATTCACTTTTTGAGGTATTAATAGCGATGTCAAGAGATCTATTCGCTCTTCGATTCCACTTTAAAGACTTTATTGGCTTTAAAGGAGAAGCCATTAATTCTTCAAGTTCATTGATTTGTTTAAAGGCAATTTCATAAGCTTCTTCAGAAGAAACTCCATCACTTAAATTTCCATACGCAACAGCTGTTATTACGCGTTTGACTTGATCAAAAATAAGAATTTTATCCATAAACATCCAAATACCATCAGGTAGGTCTTGATCTGATAATTCATAAGTAGGCACTGAGGGCTCTATCCATTGAATTAGTTCATATCCCCACATCCCAAAAAGTTGTCCCAGCTGTGGCAAACCAGACAAAGAAACAGATTTATAAGGTTCAAGCATTTTTCTGAGGATTTCAACAGGATTTCCATGGAACTTTTCTTGTGCTCCATTTCTCCAGCATCTAGTCAATTCATCGCCCCTTACTATTACCTTCCAAAGAGGATCTGATGCCACTAAACTCCACCTACCGATAGTTTCTCCACCCTCTACTGATTCAAGCAATACTCCTGAAGGAGAATCATTACCAACTTTCAACCAGGTTGTGAGAGGAGTTTCTAAATCTGCCGGCCAACTTTTTGCCAAAGGAACATAATTAGCCCCTCTGGACGCCGACAAAAGAAATTCTTCCTTATCTAAATTAAGCATGACTGCATAATGGCAGTCCAATATCTGTATTTAAATGGTACACAAGTTTAAATTGAATTACTTATGCATCGTATGTATTTTTACCGCTAAATTTCAAACTTGCTGGATTAGGATTTTCACCGATGCGTCTATTGTTGTAACCTTCTTTCAAGCGACCTTCATTGGGTTTCTCAGAGAAAACCCCATCTTTAGGGAAAAGTAATTCTCTATCTCCTCCAGGATAAATTCTATATATTTTACTTGTTTCAATTCTTGGTTTAAATCCCCTCAATTGAGTATTTAAAGCAAAACACTGCTCTTTCCTAGCAAAGTACATTAGATTTTCACCCTCGTGCATTACTGCAGCTCCTCCTGTTGG encodes the following:
- a CDS encoding anthranilate synthase component I family protein, whose product is MLNLDKEEFLLSASRGANYVPLAKSWPADLETPLTTWLKVGNDSPSGVLLESVEGGETIGRWSLVASDPLWKVIVRGDELTRCWRNGAQEKFHGNPVEILRKMLEPYKSVSLSGLPQLGQLFGMWGYELIQWIEPSVPTYELSDQDLPDGIWMFMDKILIFDQVKRVITAVAYGNLSDGVSSEEAYEIAFKQINELEELMASPLKPIKSLKWNRRANRSLDIAINTSKSEFEHSVEAAKEFIKQGDVFQLVLSQKLESTVRQKPFELYRSLRMVNPSPFMAFFDFGDWQLIGSSPEVMVKAQQTEKGIQTSLRPIAGTRPRGENDLEDSALEKDLLKDPKERAEHVMLVDLGRNDLGRVCAPGSVVVKELMVIEKYSHVMHIVSEVEGTLKKEKDIWDLLIASFPAGTVSGAPKIRAMQLINQLEKQRRGPYSGVYGSIDLNGALNTAITIRTMIVRKNNQNSFTVEVQAGAGVVADSIPSNEYQETLNKAKGMFTALACLEPQDL
- the psaD gene encoding photosystem I reaction center subunit II PsaD; the encoded protein is MTEVLPGTLPKHIGSTGGLLNSAETEEKYAITWTSKTSEVFELPTGGAAVMHEGENLMYFARKEQCFALNTQLRGFKPRIETSKIYRIYPGGDRELLFPKDGVFSEKPNEGRLKEGYNNRRIGENPNPASLKFSGKNTYDA